The following are from one region of the Methanococcoides methylutens genome:
- a CDS encoding thiolase domain-containing protein yields MRDVAIIGVKNTKFGEMWERSFRDIVVEAGIGAIEDSGVSGDRLDGMYVGNMSGGQFVEQEHIGALIADYSGLSLDLHIPSTRVEAACASGGLAFRQAVMAVASGHEDIVMAAGVEKMTDVSSTAASSALAAAADREWEGIMGATFPGLYAMIARMHMNQYGTTSEQMAAVAVKNHKNGSMNPIAQYKSPITVDSVLNSIMVADPLHIFDCSPITDGAAAVVLAPADIAHEYTDTPIYIKATAQASDTIALHDRRDITTLDASVSAGKRAFEMAKMTPADIDLVEVHDCFTIAEICAIEDLGFAKKGEGGKMTEEGETAIGGKIAVNTSGGLKSCGHPVGATGIKQVVEVTQQLRGEAGGRQVDGAEVGMTHNVGGSGATAVVHILARER; encoded by the coding sequence ATGAGAGATGTAGCAATTATTGGTGTAAAAAACACAAAGTTCGGTGAGATGTGGGAACGCTCCTTCAGGGATATCGTTGTGGAAGCAGGTATTGGAGCTATTGAGGATTCCGGAGTTAGCGGCGACAGGCTGGATGGCATGTATGTCGGTAATATGAGTGGTGGTCAGTTCGTTGAACAGGAGCACATTGGTGCTTTGATCGCTGATTATTCAGGTCTGTCATTGGACCTTCATATTCCTTCAACACGTGTGGAAGCAGCCTGTGCTTCAGGTGGCCTTGCATTCAGGCAGGCCGTGATGGCAGTTGCTTCAGGCCATGAGGATATTGTGATGGCAGCAGGTGTTGAAAAGATGACCGATGTTTCATCCACAGCAGCTTCTTCAGCTCTGGCAGCAGCGGCAGACCGTGAGTGGGAAGGCATAATGGGTGCAACGTTCCCTGGTCTTTATGCAATGATCGCAAGGATGCACATGAACCAGTATGGTACAACCAGTGAACAGATGGCAGCTGTGGCGGTCAAGAACCACAAGAATGGTTCCATGAACCCCATTGCACAGTACAAGAGCCCTATAACCGTGGACAGTGTACTGAACTCCATCATGGTGGCAGATCCATTACACATATTCGACTGCTCTCCGATAACAGATGGTGCTGCGGCAGTTGTTCTGGCTCCTGCGGATATCGCACATGAGTACACGGACACTCCTATCTATATTAAGGCAACAGCACAGGCAAGCGATACCATTGCACTGCATGACCGTCGTGATATCACAACACTGGATGCATCCGTGTCAGCAGGCAAGCGTGCATTCGAGATGGCAAAGATGACACCAGCTGACATTGACCTTGTTGAGGTCCATGACTGTTTCACCATTGCCGAGATATGTGCTATCGAGGACCTTGGCTTTGCAAAGAAAGGTGAGGGTGGAAAGATGACCGAAGAGGGAGAAACAGCAATTGGCGGAAAAATAGCTGTGAACACTTCAGGTGGTCTGAAATCATGTGGTCATCCTGTTGGTGCTACCGGCATCAAGCAGGTCGTGGAGGTCACACAGCAATTGCGCGGCGAGGCTGGCGGACGTCAGGTAGACGGTGCTGAGGTAGGAATGACTCACAACGTCGGAGGTTCCGGCGCGACAGCAGTTGTACACATTTTAGCGAGGGAGAGGTGA
- the metG gene encoding methionine--tRNA ligase, translating into MSKFPSNEPVLVTCGLPYANGKAHVGHLRTYIPADIFTRSLRKTGQEVTFVCGSDTHGTPIVFNAEELNTTPKELIKIYHKHFDETFKEMGVMFDAFGTTDDQTNHDRTTDIVNKLIENDYVFPKTIEIAYCPSCDRFLPDRYVKGTCPHCKEEARGDECDQGCGKHLEPGELENPTCTTCNGPAEYRSQEHFFFKLSQFKDFLIEHLEKLGGTLNARNYALGWVKQELTDWCITRNLEWGVRFPGHDDLVVYVWVDAPIGYIAFTEEWAEANNESWEKFWKEDSRIVHFIGGDIIYHHCIFWPAMLKGAGYTQPWAVVASGMVKIEDKTFSKSRGYVVWVGEDYLDHGFHPDLLRYYLASYTSHTKELNFSWEVFQDKINTELVGVFGNFLYRTLLFTHKNFKEIPTGEIKQETLDEINSTIEAANEAMENYEFKKYADTVMALASYGNSYFQANEPWKLIKENKEACGEVVANCIQLGKALCLLFEPILPGKMEDAWKQVGMTTDVHAAGYAEATELVKAGTPLEKPSILFEKIEDEKTEQMEAIASARVKEAIAKESGKEEKEEPKEMKELITFDDFSKLDLRIGTIISAEEIKKSKKLLKLQVDLGEEETRQIVAGIKESHSPEELPGKQVLVLTNLAPAKLCGVESNGMILAGTDEDGKAILLQPEKGTNAGNGIM; encoded by the coding sequence ATGTCCAAATTCCCATCCAATGAACCAGTCCTCGTAACATGTGGGCTGCCATATGCAAATGGAAAGGCACACGTCGGCCATTTGCGTACATATATCCCAGCGGATATATTCACAAGATCCCTCCGAAAGACAGGACAGGAGGTCACTTTTGTGTGTGGTTCCGATACGCATGGAACACCCATCGTCTTCAACGCGGAAGAGTTGAACACCACACCTAAAGAACTGATAAAGATATACCACAAGCATTTCGATGAAACTTTCAAGGAAATGGGCGTGATGTTCGATGCATTCGGCACGACAGATGATCAAACAAATCACGACCGCACCACTGACATTGTCAACAAGCTTATCGAAAACGATTATGTTTTCCCAAAGACCATCGAGATCGCATATTGTCCTTCATGTGACCGCTTCCTGCCTGACAGGTATGTGAAAGGAACATGCCCACACTGCAAGGAAGAGGCAAGGGGAGATGAGTGTGACCAGGGATGCGGAAAACATCTTGAACCGGGAGAACTCGAGAACCCTACATGCACCACATGCAACGGACCTGCTGAGTACAGGAGTCAGGAGCACTTTTTCTTCAAACTGTCCCAGTTTAAGGATTTCCTTATAGAGCACCTTGAAAAGCTCGGCGGAACCCTCAATGCAAGGAACTATGCCCTTGGATGGGTAAAACAGGAACTAACCGACTGGTGTATCACAAGAAACCTTGAATGGGGAGTGCGTTTCCCGGGACATGATGATCTTGTGGTCTATGTATGGGTGGATGCACCTATCGGATACATCGCATTCACCGAGGAATGGGCAGAAGCAAATAATGAGAGCTGGGAGAAGTTCTGGAAAGAAGATTCCCGTATCGTCCACTTCATCGGCGGAGATATCATATACCACCACTGCATCTTCTGGCCTGCTATGCTCAAGGGAGCCGGATACACCCAGCCCTGGGCAGTTGTTGCATCAGGAATGGTGAAGATAGAGGACAAGACGTTCTCAAAGAGCCGCGGATACGTCGTATGGGTCGGAGAAGACTATCTTGACCACGGATTCCACCCTGACCTGCTCCGTTACTACCTCGCAAGCTACACATCCCACACCAAGGAACTGAACTTCTCATGGGAAGTCTTCCAGGACAAGATCAATACTGAACTTGTAGGTGTTTTCGGAAACTTCCTGTACAGGACACTCCTGTTCACCCATAAGAACTTCAAGGAGATCCCTACAGGCGAGATAAAACAGGAGACCCTGGATGAGATCAATTCAACCATTGAAGCTGCAAATGAGGCAATGGAGAACTATGAGTTCAAGAAATATGCCGACACCGTAATGGCACTGGCATCATATGGAAACAGCTATTTCCAGGCCAACGAACCATGGAAGCTCATCAAAGAGAACAAGGAAGCATGCGGTGAAGTTGTTGCAAACTGCATACAGCTTGGAAAGGCACTGTGCCTGCTCTTTGAGCCGATCCTACCAGGCAAAATGGAAGATGCATGGAAGCAGGTCGGAATGACAACAGATGTGCATGCCGCAGGATATGCTGAAGCCACAGAACTTGTTAAGGCTGGTACCCCGCTTGAAAAACCATCCATCCTCTTTGAGAAGATAGAGGATGAAAAGACCGAGCAGATGGAGGCAATCGCATCTGCAAGAGTTAAGGAAGCCATTGCAAAAGAAAGTGGCAAGGAAGAAAAAGAAGAACCAAAGGAGATGAAAGAACTGATCACATTCGACGACTTTTCAAAGCTTGACCTGAGAATAGGAACCATCATTTCTGCTGAAGAGATTAAGAAATCCAAGAAACTGCTTAAACTGCAGGTCGACCTTGGCGAGGAAGAAACACGCCAGATCGTCGCCGGCATCAAGGAATCACACTCACCGGAAGAATTACCCGGCAAGCAGGTTCTTGTACTTACAAACCTCGCACCTGCAAAGCTTTGCGGCGTGGAGTCCAACGGCATGATACTTGCAGGGACAGATGAGGATGGAAAGGCTATCCTGCTGCAACCTGAGAAAGGAACCAATGCCGGAAACGGCATAATGTGA
- a CDS encoding phosphoadenosine phosphosulfate reductase domain-containing protein — translation MSKPVYLGKLLLHWCSNCNVPVLGKKCSCGESTQKVEVTPPGDIRPAFQYDIDNINAVSMKQFNAPLIPEGHLVVMNKAPYDDRMEEIIVDGEVLASIRFEIEKLKWVLLPRLPGARRLFEGKDLKDMRGWVVLDSGAVNFILKGASVLAPGIVDADPEIQNSDETVVLTPEGDIIAAGRARMPGADMLEHKRGVGVKTRWKGKPEKLNVPEGGQTWNDAVEANSEILDRFEEKAHSFIKNVNETVKKPVTVSYSGGKDSLAVLQLTSECLENYDLLFADTGLEFPETIENVKEIEKLYNKPLRTKDAKEAFWDSVDNFGPPSVEARWCCKVCKLGPITQIIEENYENGCLTFIGQRKYESDARAKSERVWKNPWVGNQVGASPIQDWTAMHVWLYIFKTKVPYNVMYERGFDRIGCWLCPSSSLADIVRLKETHPQMEKRLNDYLLEYAERMGLSKEWVDHGLWRWQTLPPAIAEVAKQKGINIIPKSEVKGNLNFAVTSGYRPCREGGMSAEGSFGIALDMELIESTGQLRAAGKPAYIEGVASVQHEDDRAQIFASGTITARGNDEKSARKFMTNVERSVRRALKCMGCGVCVGKCPNNSITVKDEKAIIGNKCIHCGACIDICPIVKFG, via the coding sequence ATGTCAAAACCTGTATATCTTGGAAAACTGCTTCTCCACTGGTGCAGTAATTGTAATGTGCCCGTACTTGGGAAGAAATGCAGTTGTGGAGAGAGCACTCAAAAGGTAGAGGTCACCCCTCCTGGAGATATACGTCCGGCATTCCAGTACGACATAGATAATATCAATGCTGTTTCAATGAAGCAGTTCAACGCACCGCTTATACCGGAAGGACATCTTGTTGTGATGAACAAGGCCCCATACGATGACAGGATGGAAGAGATCATAGTTGACGGGGAAGTTCTCGCAAGCATTCGTTTTGAGATCGAAAAACTCAAGTGGGTACTATTGCCAAGACTGCCCGGTGCAAGACGTCTTTTCGAAGGGAAGGACCTCAAAGACATGAGAGGATGGGTTGTACTGGACAGCGGAGCTGTGAATTTCATATTAAAGGGTGCAAGCGTACTTGCACCGGGAATCGTTGATGCCGACCCTGAGATACAGAATTCCGATGAAACGGTCGTACTTACCCCCGAAGGAGATATCATAGCTGCCGGTCGAGCACGCATGCCAGGTGCCGATATGCTGGAACACAAGCGTGGTGTCGGGGTCAAGACCCGCTGGAAAGGCAAACCTGAGAAACTGAACGTTCCTGAAGGTGGGCAGACCTGGAACGATGCCGTAGAGGCGAACTCGGAAATCCTCGATCGTTTTGAGGAGAAAGCACATTCATTTATCAAAAACGTGAATGAGACCGTTAAAAAACCGGTCACAGTCTCATATTCCGGTGGCAAGGACAGTCTTGCGGTACTACAACTGACAAGTGAATGCCTGGAAAATTATGATCTTCTCTTTGCAGATACCGGACTGGAATTCCCTGAAACCATAGAGAATGTAAAAGAGATCGAGAAATTATACAATAAACCACTCAGGACAAAAGATGCAAAGGAAGCATTCTGGGACAGCGTTGATAATTTCGGACCGCCATCTGTGGAAGCACGCTGGTGCTGCAAGGTATGTAAGCTCGGCCCCATCACACAGATAATCGAAGAGAACTACGAGAATGGATGTCTCACTTTTATCGGCCAGAGAAAGTATGAGTCAGATGCCCGGGCAAAGAGCGAACGTGTGTGGAAGAACCCATGGGTAGGGAACCAGGTGGGTGCATCCCCAATACAGGACTGGACCGCAATGCACGTCTGGCTTTATATTTTCAAGACCAAGGTACCATACAACGTGATGTATGAACGCGGTTTTGACAGGATCGGATGCTGGCTGTGCCCGTCCTCATCACTGGCAGACATTGTGCGTTTAAAGGAAACACACCCACAGATGGAAAAGAGACTTAATGACTACCTGCTGGAATATGCAGAACGTATGGGACTCTCAAAAGAATGGGTGGACCACGGATTATGGAGATGGCAAACCCTGCCGCCTGCCATTGCAGAAGTGGCAAAACAGAAAGGCATCAATATCATACCAAAGAGCGAAGTAAAGGGCAACCTGAACTTTGCTGTGACCTCCGGATACAGGCCATGTCGCGAAGGTGGAATGTCTGCAGAAGGTAGTTTTGGCATTGCACTTGATATGGAACTTATTGAAAGCACCGGACAGCTTCGTGCTGCCGGAAAGCCTGCTTATATTGAGGGGGTCGCTTCAGTACAACATGAGGATGACCGTGCACAGATATTTGCCTCGGGAACTATCACTGCAAGAGGTAATGACGAGAAAAGTGCACGCAAGTTCATGACCAATGTGGAAAGATCGGTCAGGCGTGCCCTGAAATGCATGGGTTGTGGCGTCTGTGTGGGAAAATGTCCAAACAACTCCATTACAGTCAAAGACGAGAAAGCTATCATTGGAAACAAATGTATCCACTGTGGCGCCTGTATTGATATTTGTCCGATCGTGAAATTTGGCTGA
- the sppA gene encoding signal peptide peptidase SppA, whose protein sequence is MTNSEEPFNLKDDNEDLLDEVLEESTEEVPDLGAFEMTPEPDYTEILDNAHEDGVMTDRVVVPSVESPEEDIVAYNPPVEVKEERTTIPPKEAKEKPISPPAPKKSHKWQYLALFAALLLVIGGSFAVIYLSFGGEIYTSDDRVAVIYVQGTMLTGNLPSGFGYATSEDVCNSLREAAADDSVKAIVLRVNSGGGSPASAEEIVTEIEKVQARGIPVVVSMGDTAASAAYYISAPADLILANPSTVTGSIGVIGVYTNRSEYYDNEGIDFYVSKSGEFKDMGGDWRGLTSEEKEYADTVVLKVYDLFITSVAEHRNMTKSEVKDIADGRVYIATDAKEIGLIDDFGNLYDAIDAAAELGGIEGEPAVYYINRPSLSSILFGSEETFSANTVEQLASYYEESPVGMIVE, encoded by the coding sequence ATGACCAATAGTGAAGAACCTTTTAATTTAAAAGATGATAATGAAGACCTTCTGGATGAAGTCCTGGAAGAATCCACTGAGGAGGTGCCGGATCTGGGGGCATTTGAGATGACTCCGGAACCTGACTATACTGAGATCCTGGATAATGCTCATGAGGACGGTGTTATGACGGATAGGGTTGTCGTACCTTCAGTTGAGTCGCCGGAAGAAGATATCGTAGCATATAACCCTCCTGTGGAGGTTAAAGAAGAGAGGACAACAATACCTCCAAAGGAAGCAAAAGAGAAACCGATCAGTCCACCGGCTCCAAAAAAGAGCCATAAATGGCAATATCTTGCATTGTTTGCCGCATTGCTGCTTGTGATCGGTGGAAGTTTTGCAGTTATTTACCTGTCCTTTGGTGGCGAGATCTATACTTCTGATGACAGGGTTGCAGTGATCTATGTCCAGGGGACCATGCTTACAGGCAACCTCCCTTCAGGCTTTGGATATGCGACATCTGAGGATGTTTGTAACAGCCTTCGTGAAGCTGCAGCCGATGATAGTGTTAAGGCCATTGTCCTCAGGGTGAACAGCGGAGGCGGATCGCCGGCATCTGCGGAGGAGATCGTCACCGAAATAGAGAAAGTGCAGGCTCGGGGTATTCCTGTTGTTGTTTCCATGGGGGATACGGCTGCAAGTGCAGCTTATTATATTTCCGCGCCAGCAGATCTTATACTGGCAAACCCTTCAACGGTAACCGGGAGCATAGGTGTGATCGGCGTTTACACGAACCGGTCGGAATATTACGATAATGAAGGAATAGATTTCTATGTCTCAAAATCCGGTGAGTTCAAGGACATGGGTGGCGACTGGAGAGGTCTGACCTCCGAGGAGAAGGAGTATGCCGATACGGTCGTCCTTAAGGTCTATGACCTGTTCATTACAAGTGTTGCAGAGCACCGTAACATGACGAAGAGCGAGGTTAAGGATATTGCCGATGGTCGTGTCTACATCGCCACGGATGCAAAGGAGATAGGACTGATCGATGACTTTGGCAATCTGTATGATGCTATTGATGCAGCTGCTGAACTTGGCGGGATCGAAGGTGAACCTGCCGTCTATTATATTAACAGGCCATCCCTCTCGAGCATACTTTTCGGCTCAGAGGAAACCTTTTCAGCAAATACTGTGGAGCAACTGGCAAGTTATTATGAGGAAAGTCCGGTTGGAATGATCGTCGAGTGA
- the cyaB gene encoding class IV adenylate cyclase, whose protein sequence is MIEIEIKVRADHGPVRDRILEMGALKVRTEDHLDVYYNAPHRDFAETDEALRLRSVNGGTRMTYKGRKLDSVSKTREEFETSVDGMAAKGILVSLGFFESGIVKKTRDIYRYGDITICLDLVEGLGEFVEVELVADSDIDSHRERLFEFLESIGIKKEDSIRTSYLEMLMEN, encoded by the coding sequence ATGATAGAGATCGAGATCAAGGTGCGTGCCGACCACGGTCCTGTCAGGGACAGGATCCTGGAAATGGGCGCACTCAAGGTCCGCACGGAAGATCACCTTGATGTGTATTACAATGCACCTCATCGTGATTTTGCAGAAACTGACGAAGCATTGAGATTGCGCAGTGTCAACGGCGGCACGCGCATGACCTACAAGGGCAGGAAGCTCGACAGCGTCTCCAAGACAAGGGAGGAATTTGAAACCTCTGTGGATGGGATGGCAGCAAAGGGCATTCTTGTCTCCCTTGGTTTTTTTGAATCAGGAATTGTGAAAAAAACACGTGATATCTACAGATATGGTGACATCACCATCTGCCTTGACTTAGTGGAAGGTCTTGGAGAGTTCGTAGAAGTGGAACTGGTGGCAGATTCGGATATTGATTCTCACAGGGAAAGATTGTTCGAGTTCCTTGAAAGCATCGGGATAAAAAAAGAGGATTCCATCAGGACATCCTATCTTGAAATGCTGATGGAGAATTAA
- a CDS encoding hydroxymethylglutaryl-CoA synthase, translating into MSVGIVSYGAYIPRYRIKVEDIARVWGDDADILSAGLMVNEKSVPDMDEDTATIAVEAARSAVARNNIDPKRIGAVYTGSESHPYAVKPTSTIVAEAIEATPAMTAADFEFACKAGTAAIQACMGLVSSGMVDLGMAIGADVSQGAPGDALEYTAAAGGVACIIGSKESEMVAVIEDTYSFTTDTPDFWRREGMPYPEHGGRFTGEPGYFKHVSGAANGLMEKMGTSPSDYDNAVFHQPNGKFPSRVAKMLGFSKEQIKPGLVVPRLGNTYSGSCMMGIAATLDQAKPGDRIFATAFGSGAGGDAFSFRVTDKIDEVRDAAPTVEGLLADPIYMDYAMYAKHKGKIRLG; encoded by the coding sequence ATGAGTGTAGGGATTGTCTCGTATGGTGCTTATATTCCTAGATACAGGATAAAAGTAGAAGATATCGCCCGTGTATGGGGAGATGACGCAGATATTCTCAGTGCAGGTCTGATGGTAAATGAAAAATCAGTACCTGACATGGATGAGGACACTGCTACGATTGCAGTGGAGGCTGCAAGGTCCGCAGTAGCACGAAACAACATAGATCCCAAACGTATTGGAGCCGTTTATACGGGTTCTGAAAGCCACCCTTATGCTGTAAAGCCTACCAGTACTATTGTGGCTGAGGCCATTGAGGCAACACCAGCTATGACTGCAGCTGATTTTGAATTTGCCTGTAAGGCAGGTACGGCTGCGATCCAGGCATGTATGGGTCTGGTCTCCAGTGGAATGGTCGATCTTGGAATGGCCATTGGTGCCGATGTTTCCCAGGGAGCTCCTGGCGATGCACTGGAATACACTGCAGCAGCAGGTGGTGTCGCTTGCATCATCGGTAGCAAGGAATCTGAGATGGTGGCAGTTATTGAGGATACTTACTCATTTACTACTGACACTCCTGATTTCTGGAGACGTGAGGGCATGCCTTATCCTGAACACGGTGGAAGGTTCACCGGAGAGCCAGGATATTTCAAGCATGTTAGCGGTGCTGCAAATGGCCTGATGGAAAAGATGGGTACATCACCTTCTGATTATGATAATGCTGTTTTCCACCAGCCAAATGGTAAGTTCCCTTCAAGGGTGGCCAAGATGCTGGGATTCAGCAAAGAGCAGATCAAACCCGGTCTGGTCGTCCCGAGGCTGGGCAACACATACTCCGGTTCATGTATGATGGGTATTGCCGCAACACTTGACCAGGCAAAACCAGGTGACAGGATATTCGCAACAGCATTCGGTTCAGGAGCTGGCGGAGATGCCTTCAGTTTCAGAGTGACCGATAAGATCGATGAGGTACGCGATGCAGCACCTACAGTTGAAGGACTGCTGGCAGATCCGATCTATATGGACTATGCAATGTATGCCAAGCATAAAGGAAAGATCAGGCTCGGATGA
- a CDS encoding helix-turn-helix domain-containing protein, translated as MTEDMAHENIRQRLAEKMAGEITLSEKPGEALKKWRLNFDIAQTDLSGYLGVSPSVISDYESGRRKSPGTLIVSKIVDALLEIDTSKGGQKIHSYEGMLYTDPGAKAVYATYEYTYPIQLAKLATLIEADVVNKGVEKPLYGFTVVDSKKAILELSSHEFQKLYGWSTERAMIFTKVSTGKSPMVAIRVTNLKPGAVVIHGIRGNQVDPMARKMAEIDRIPLLATTMDIDELVDVLKKYSQYHIIE; from the coding sequence ATGACCGAAGATATGGCCCATGAGAACATCCGTCAGCGTCTGGCTGAAAAGATGGCAGGTGAGATCACTTTATCTGAGAAGCCCGGAGAGGCTTTGAAGAAGTGGCGATTGAACTTTGATATTGCCCAAACCGACCTATCTGGTTATCTTGGTGTATCTCCTTCTGTGATAAGTGATTATGAAAGTGGCAGAAGGAAATCTCCCGGTACTCTTATTGTAAGCAAGATCGTAGACGCACTTTTGGAGATCGACACCTCCAAAGGCGGACAGAAGATCCATAGCTATGAAGGGATGCTTTATACGGATCCGGGTGCCAAGGCAGTGTATGCTACGTATGAGTATACATATCCTATACAGCTTGCAAAGCTTGCAACCCTGATCGAAGCAGATGTTGTGAACAAGGGAGTTGAAAAGCCTCTTTACGGTTTCACTGTTGTGGACAGTAAAAAGGCCATTCTTGAGCTTTCATCCCATGAGTTCCAGAAGCTGTATGGCTGGAGTACCGAGCGTGCAATGATATTCACAAAGGTTTCTACCGGAAAATCCCCAATGGTGGCTATCCGCGTAACGAATTTGAAACCCGGTGCAGTGGTCATTCACGGAATAAGGGGTAATCAGGTCGATCCGATGGCCAGGAAGATGGCAGAGATAGATCGAATACCACTTCTTGCAACGACAATGGATATTGATGAACTGGTGGACGTCCTGAAAAAGTACAGCCAGTATCATATAATCGAGTGA
- a CDS encoding CRISPR-associated protein Cas4, translated as MPLINLKLHANVSELTLYLKCPRQVYYAYRNHKLAPEITPEYLEHMMLKELSLGYPDAIERTTDEKQNIHDELNIEMERVKAELELIYSTELRDLPLKVLETAENIVSEQIDSIAANLTESIRKHGREEIIQRIRPYRTEPVLHSDKLKMTGIPSAIIQYKERMVPLSIRTGKCPDSGVWGNDRIHIAAIAMLLEDNYEDSVEHGFVQYARHGNIRKVKIRPEDRRQVLKIRKRVDTIKEGILPERKEGPICKYCNFTKFCTTTKSSLASKLF; from the coding sequence ATGCCCTTGATAAATCTCAAACTGCATGCAAATGTTTCTGAACTGACCCTGTACCTGAAGTGCCCCAGACAGGTCTACTATGCTTACCGAAACCATAAGCTTGCTCCGGAAATAACCCCAGAATACCTTGAGCACATGATGCTAAAGGAACTTTCCCTTGGATATCCGGATGCTATTGAGAGAACTACGGATGAAAAACAGAACATCCATGACGAACTTAACATCGAGATGGAACGTGTAAAAGCTGAGCTGGAATTAATATATTCTACCGAACTACGAGATCTGCCTTTAAAAGTACTGGAAACTGCTGAAAATATTGTTTCTGAGCAGATCGACAGCATTGCTGCGAACCTTACGGAATCTATCAGGAAACATGGCCGGGAAGAGATCATACAGAGGATCAGACCATATCGTACAGAGCCAGTGCTGCATTCTGACAAATTGAAGATGACCGGCATACCTTCTGCAATTATACAGTACAAGGAAAGAATGGTACCCCTTAGCATAAGAACAGGCAAATGCCCGGATTCCGGTGTTTGGGGAAATGACAGGATCCACATTGCAGCCATTGCAATGCTTCTCGAGGACAACTACGAGGATAGTGTCGAGCATGGTTTTGTGCAATACGCAAGACATGGGAATATCCGAAAAGTTAAGATCAGACCGGAAGACCGCCGACAGGTCCTGAAGATACGAAAGCGTGTTGACACTATAAAGGAAGGCATCCTACCTGAAAGGAAAGAAGGTCCCATCTGCAAATATTGCAATTTTACAAAATTCTGCACCACTACGAAGTCATCCCTTGCTTCCAAACTCTTTTGA
- a CDS encoding Zn-ribbon domain-containing OB-fold protein codes for MSVARFWRKQINRYNLVGTHCKTCDAYYYPPRNVCPKCRRDGEIESHKFSGPGEIVTYTVIHTAAEGFEHQAPYVLGIVQLDEGPRFTSQIVCKPEDARIGMKVKPVFRKLGESGDNGMIYYGTKYVPA; via the coding sequence ATGTCTGTAGCAAGATTCTGGAGAAAGCAGATAAACAGGTATAATCTGGTTGGAACGCACTGCAAGACCTGTGATGCATACTATTATCCTCCACGTAACGTATGCCCTAAGTGCAGGCGTGACGGTGAGATCGAGTCACACAAGTTCTCCGGTCCCGGTGAGATCGTGACCTATACTGTCATTCACACAGCAGCAGAAGGTTTTGAACACCAGGCTCCGTATGTGCTTGGTATCGTCCAGCTGGACGAGGGTCCAAGGTTCACAAGCCAGATAGTTTGCAAACCTGAGGATGCACGTATTGGTATGAAGGTCAAGCCAGTGTTCAGGAAGCTCGGTGAGAGCGGCGACAATGGTATGATCTATTACGGAACCAAGTACGTCCCTGCATAA